ATTCTATCTTACAAAAGTTGATTCCATGTATAGGAGGTTCTACAACAAGAAGGCATCCGACGACATTGCTCGGGATAGCATCATTGTCCGCAATGGCATAGCAAATGGCCTGTAGTGGTGAAAACATATAGCAAAATAATGTTGCTACTAGATTGTCGGCATTGTTAACTGTAACTGTTGTTCAGTTTGATGTATTATGTTTAGAACTCCCAGTTTAGCCATCATGCAAATGAGTTCACCCTAAACTCTCAGCTTGTTTTTTTGCTGAGGACGAAACCCCCCTTGTTTCCTGATGCTCGTTATCTTTTGTTATTCGATTGTGCCTGTCCAGAACTTATGAATTCACATTCCAGATAATATTATTAGGAAAGCAAACTCTACACTATACATCTTACAGTTTACACTGAAAGAATGGCTGGAAGGAAGAGCACAGCACACACTCACACTGCCGAGCTGATCCCTAAAGAATGCTGCTTTACAGTGAACTGGAACCGTACCAATGTGCCAAGCTGAGCTGAAGGTGTCGGCTGCAATCTGCTGCCCTACACCTCGACCGTCTTCTGGTTGAGCGCGGTGTACCTCCACCTCTCCTTCTCCACGAAGTCGGCGTCCAAGAACTTGGCCACGAACGCCCACAGCCTGTACGCGTCCTCGAAGTTGCTGAGGAACCCCAGCGACGCGTTCACCACCAGGATCCCcacgtcgccgccggcgtccttcctcctcttgcctGGCGTGACCACGGCGCCCTCGTCGCCGGTGGCGGCCCTGTGCTCGAGGACGGCGGCCCTGTCGGCCTCGTACTTGTCGGAGAACCAGATGTTGCGCAGGAAGCCGCAGGTGAGGGAGATGTTGTGGCGGTCGGCGAGCTTCTGCACCAGCGGCGGCGCCACCCGCTCGCCCTTCCAGTCGAACACGTTGAAGGCCAGCGACGGCCCCCGGTCGAACTTGACGCGCGGGCCGTACAGCCTCACCAGCTGGTGGCCGCTCTCGGCGTGCGGGTGCCGCAGCTTCTGCAGGGCCACCACCAGCCAGTTGCTGATGCAACGCAGCCGATTGCCGATGGCGATGAGCCCCAGCGCGTCGGCGTGGTCAAGGCCCCGGCACTCCACCTCCATCACGCTCTCCCATTCGTCCTTGGCGAGCTGCTCTGTTTCATGGCCGCCCGCGTTCTGTTCTCTCAGCTCGTCCGCGTAGAAGCCGCTGAACTCCGCCGCGTCGACCTCGCGGATCTCCGGGGCGTCGCCGTTCTCCGCGGCGTCGGGCTGCAGGTTCCTGCTGCGAGTGATGGCGGTAGAGCTGAGCGGGCCGGAGAAGGAGCTGGTGGTCTCGACGTCGGCGTCGTCCAGCGCCGGGTCGGCGAGCTTGGGGAAGCTGCGCGAGTGCTCCAGCTCGGTGGAGTAGCCGTCGTGGAGCGACCAGCGGCGTGCGGGCACGATGCTGACGATCCCGATGCTACGCGCGATCACGGATCGCTCCAGCGCGGCGAGGCTGGACCTCTTGACGAAGAGCCCCGCGAAGCCGGAGGGGTTCTCGCCGAACACCTTGAAGAAGTTGCAGACGATGAAGTCCGGGCGGATGAGGGAGAGCCCGAACGTGTCGAGGTCCTTGGTGCCGAGCGCGCACGCGTCCAGCGCCACGTGCCACCCCTGCTCGTGCGCCGCGCTCATCCACAGGTACGGGTACCTGGCGCCCGTCATGCGGGAGGCCAGCGGGAACACAAagagcccgcgccgccccccgcgccgccggccacgGGCCAGCTTCTTGCGGAGGTCGGTGCCGTGGATCCTCATGCTCGGCCAGGCGAAGCTCGCGGACGTGACCTCGGCGCCTCGGCGTCGCGCGCTCTCGGCCA
The Panicum hallii strain FIL2 chromosome 6, PHallii_v3.1, whole genome shotgun sequence genome window above contains:
- the LOC112898019 gene encoding uncharacterized protein LOC112898019, giving the protein MLVLINKYLRSKNPAGGGGGGGGDEMAPTASNGAERDRDRDLYLCLPGCVPVRAKRGAAAAAAATVTTTARTSRHNFVKTAASGLLAGAHFTNHESLPALPDAYAEFAAAFPLYGALARADTIRGEEYQHLDRHVCLDYTGINLFSHAQMNSSLPSTSSSAAPSVAWQPPFFDIAYKSASLRAQVQCEDAAAGIGAAVTRRIMASLKIPEDEYTMVCTANRTTAFRLLAESYSFQSGRQLLPVYDYESEAVAAMAESARRRGAEVTSASFAWPSMRIHGTDLRKKLARGRRRGGRRGLFVFPLASRMTGARYPYLWMSAAHEQGWHVALDACALGTKDLDTFGLSLIRPDFIVCNFFKVFGENPSGFAGLFVKRSSLAALERSVIARSIGIVSIVPARRWSLHDGYSTELEHSRSFPKLADPALDDADVETTSSFSGPLSSTAITRSRNLQPDAAENGDAPEIREVDAAEFSGFYADELREQNAGGHETEQLAKDEWESVMEVECRGLDHADALGLIAIGNRLRCISNWLVVALQKLRHPHAESGHQLVRLYGPRVKFDRGPSLAFNVFDWKGERVAPPLVQKLADRHNISLTCGFLRNIWFSDKYEADRAAVLEHRAATGDEGAVVTPGKRRKDAGGDVGILVVNASLGFLSNFEDAYRLWAFVAKFLDADFVEKERWRYTALNQKTVEV